One Aciduliprofundum boonei T469 genomic region harbors:
- a CDS encoding class I SAM-dependent methyltransferase family protein produces MIGHSKIFYLAFHSSFVPYVIKVKKENAEKMRKWLFKKKILSDEWKIVQEGDYIYFPLREKIDGSVWIDLPKRDRKKSPYERIVNKIGKEIEIPNHWEKIGDTVILQEFKDWKKYGYEVGKAFAEVLKAKTVVIYHGTYGEFREPRITKIFGESTETIHIENGIKYKLDIAKIMFSSGNVDERIRMGKIDARDEIIVDLFAGIGYFTLPLAKSGRAKKIYACEKNPIAYRYLLENIELNQLENIIPLFGDNRNISPLKIADRVIMGYIHTEPFLGIGFKALKKEGGIIHYHNTITTEERDWKMENELKFYGEKYGFKISIISKRVVKSYAPHIWHVVIDARATPKN; encoded by the coding sequence ATGATTGGCCATTCAAAAATATTTTATTTGGCCTTTCATTCTTCATTTGTGCCCTATGTAATCAAGGTTAAGAAGGAAAATGCGGAAAAAATGAGAAAATGGCTTTTTAAAAAAAAGATTTTGAGTGATGAATGGAAAATAGTACAGGAAGGAGATTATATTTATTTTCCACTAAGAGAGAAAATTGATGGCTCCGTATGGATCGATTTACCAAAGAGAGATAGAAAAAAATCCCCTTATGAGAGAATTGTTAATAAGATAGGCAAAGAGATTGAAATTCCAAACCATTGGGAGAAAATAGGCGATACTGTGATTCTTCAAGAATTCAAAGATTGGAAAAAATACGGGTATGAAGTGGGTAAGGCATTTGCCGAGGTGTTAAAAGCAAAAACCGTTGTGATATATCATGGAACTTATGGAGAATTTAGAGAGCCAAGAATTACAAAAATATTTGGAGAGAGCACAGAAACTATTCATATTGAAAATGGAATTAAGTACAAACTGGATATTGCAAAAATAATGTTTTCATCAGGAAATGTAGATGAAAGAATAAGAATGGGAAAAATTGATGCAAGGGACGAAATAATAGTGGACCTCTTTGCAGGTATCGGATACTTTACTTTACCCTTAGCAAAGTCCGGAAGAGCAAAAAAGATATATGCATGTGAGAAAAATCCAATTGCATACAGATACCTTTTAGAAAATATAGAATTGAACCAACTTGAAAATATAATTCCACTATTTGGAGACAACAGAAACATCTCTCCATTAAAAATAGCCGACAGAGTTATTATGGGATATATCCACACCGAACCTTTTCTTGGCATAGGATTCAAAGCATTAAAAAAAGAAGGGGGAATAATACATTATCACAACACCATAACAACAGAGGAGAGAGATTGGAAAATGGAGAATGAGTTAAAATTCTATGGAGAAAAGTATGGTTTTAAAATAAGTATTATATCCAAAAGGGTTGTTAAATCTTACGCACCCCATATCTGGCATGTTGTAATAGATGCAAGAGCCACTCCAAAAAATTAA
- a CDS encoding transglutaminase family protein, translated as MAKGKERKRGKIVGKAIAISVFLLLLYIMMPTINGLVKNPPSFESYAIPKEMTFKFERIITINAVGNYTLNLTIPQNNQFQNVSVEDLSNLKKRVVNEYNRTVWSYPLKNDSKIKLVYQGKVLAKVWNIKDSLDVNAIPQSLKRQYNHNESLIYYDEKEHTYVREIVIDPYEFRDVAKKLTQNDTNVLEKLRTIYNVIVDNFHYVSERKGLPSSAVETWNRGDGDCDELSFVFVSMARSLGIPAWVEYGLVYTQGTWSPHAWIGTVVPTKNGLVKVNIDTTVEVGRENLGLGFLIRNADRIEEWQDDGNSTHLNSYYTFIRGYYENLHYTEQVNVFYSNQTGKITIPIEGTQFPSWLIMTILAIIIIAVFIIIIRF; from the coding sequence ATGGCTAAAGGAAAGGAGAGAAAGAGGGGAAAGATTGTAGGAAAGGCAATAGCAATCTCAGTGTTCTTGCTCTTGCTTTACATAATGATGCCCACGATAAACGGATTAGTTAAGAATCCACCATCCTTTGAAAGCTATGCCATTCCAAAAGAAATGACCTTCAAATTTGAGAGAATAATAACCATAAATGCTGTGGGAAATTACACATTAAATCTAACTATACCTCAAAACAATCAATTTCAAAATGTGAGTGTTGAAGACCTTTCTAATCTCAAAAAAAGAGTAGTTAACGAATATAATAGAACTGTGTGGAGCTATCCATTAAAGAATGACTCAAAAATCAAACTTGTGTATCAAGGCAAAGTTTTAGCCAAGGTATGGAACATAAAAGATAGTTTAGATGTGAATGCCATACCGCAGTCCTTAAAAAGGCAGTACAATCATAATGAATCTCTCATATATTATGATGAAAAGGAGCATACTTATGTTAGAGAGATAGTGATAGACCCATACGAATTCAGGGATGTGGCTAAAAAACTAACTCAAAACGATACAAATGTTCTAGAAAAACTTAGGACAATTTATAATGTAATTGTAGATAATTTTCATTATGTTAGCGAGAGAAAAGGACTGCCGAGCAGCGCGGTAGAAACTTGGAATAGAGGTGATGGTGATTGCGATGAGTTATCCTTTGTGTTTGTTTCAATGGCTAGAAGCTTGGGTATACCCGCCTGGGTAGAATACGGTCTTGTTTACACCCAAGGTACCTGGAGTCCCCATGCATGGATTGGTACTGTTGTACCTACAAAGAATGGACTTGTGAAAGTAAATATAGATACCACCGTGGAAGTTGGGAGAGAGAATCTAGGACTTGGATTTTTGATAAGAAATGCCGATAGAATCGAAGAATGGCAGGATGATGGTAATAGTACACATTTGAATTCTTACTACACATTTATAAGAGGATACTATGAAAATTTACATTACACCGAGCAGGTAAATGTATTCTATTCCAATCAAACTGGAAAAATAACCATACCTATTGAGGGAACACAATTTCCGTCTTGGCTGATAATGACAATACTTGCAATCATAATAATAGCAGTTTTCATAATAATAATTAGATTTTAA